From Pseudomonas sp. CCI4.2, one genomic window encodes:
- a CDS encoding oxygenase MpaB family protein encodes MEFIRSRIETQVMSLTGLSLGQLDLENPKGDPGLFGPQAICWQVHADFSSMLIGGISALLLQALHPLALAGVWDHSTFRHDMMGRLRRTGQFIAGTTFGSTQDANWLIEKVRTIHLQVTGTAPDGRPYAASDPDLLTWVHVAEVSSFLGAHLRYCNPDLSVVDQDRYYAEVAIIAERLGARDVPRSSQAVADYLERMRPQLLCDERSLEVLSRLLAAPAPSRLAKPFGALMMQAGIELLPLWACSLFGLSQHPLQRSMIRAGVKRSSPVLRWAMRNGSVHRAHRRMGLAYK; translated from the coding sequence ATGGAATTCATACGTAGCCGTATCGAAACACAAGTCATGAGCCTGACCGGATTGTCCCTTGGCCAACTGGACCTGGAAAACCCAAAAGGTGATCCGGGCTTATTTGGCCCCCAGGCCATTTGCTGGCAAGTGCATGCCGACTTCAGCAGCATGCTGATCGGTGGCATCAGCGCGTTATTGCTGCAAGCGCTGCACCCACTGGCCCTGGCCGGGGTCTGGGATCACTCGACTTTTCGCCACGACATGATGGGCCGCCTGCGTCGGACCGGGCAATTTATTGCCGGTACCACGTTCGGCTCGACTCAGGACGCCAACTGGCTGATCGAGAAGGTGCGCACTATTCACCTGCAAGTGACCGGCACCGCCCCGGATGGCCGGCCGTATGCGGCCAGTGACCCGGACCTGCTGACATGGGTGCATGTCGCCGAAGTCAGCAGCTTCCTGGGTGCTCATCTGCGCTACTGCAATCCGGATCTTTCCGTCGTCGATCAGGACCGTTACTACGCCGAAGTTGCAATCATTGCCGAACGGCTCGGAGCGCGCGACGTACCACGCTCGTCCCAAGCGGTTGCTGATTACCTGGAACGAATGCGCCCCCAGTTGTTATGCGATGAGCGCAGCCTGGAGGTGTTAAGCCGGTTATTAGCCGCGCCCGCACCGAGTAGACTGGCCAAGCCGTTTGGCGCATTGATGATGCAAGCCGGCATTGAGTTGTTACCGCTCTGGGCCTGCAGTTTGTTTGGCTTGAGCCAACATCCGCTGCAGCGCTCGATGATTCGCGCCGGCGTTAAACGCAGTTCACCAGTGTTGCGCTGGGCAATGCGTAACGGTTCGGTTCATCGCGCCCATCGCCGAATGGGCCTGGCTTACAAATAG
- the acs gene encoding acetate--CoA ligase → MFDISKFPVADAVRTAAQLSEDDYQTLYQQSVDHPDAFWAEQAKRFLDWSKPWQQVHQADIKTGEASWFKGGELNVSYNCIDRHLKDQSEQIAIIWEGDNPSESAEITYKKLHNNVGRLANVLKGRGVKKGDRVCIYMPMIPEAAYAMLACARIGAVHSVVFGGFSPDALRDRILDADCRVVITADEGVRGGKYIALKENVDAALQSCPDVHTVLVVERTQGEIDWVTGRDIWYHEAVSGISNDCPPEPMDAEDPLFILYTSGSTGKPKGVLHTTGGYLLQAAMTFQHVFDYRDGEVFWCTADVGWVTGHSYSVYGPLANGATTLIFEGVPNFPDASRFWQVIDKHHVNIFYTAPTALRALMREGPAALQTTSRDSLRLLGSVGEPINPEAWEWYFHKVGKERCPIIDTWWQTETGGIMLTPLISAQHVKPGCATRPMFGVQPVLLDEQGKEISGAGSGLLAIKASWPGQIRSIYGDRQRMVETYFKPYPGYYFTGDGARRDEDGDYWITGRVDDVINVSGHRIGTAEVESALLLHDSIAEAAVVGYPHDVKGMGIYAFVTPMDGVEADDALKKQLLAHVTKEIGSFAKPELIQWAPALPKTRSGKIMRRILRKIACNELDSLGDTSTLADPSVVEGLIDKRLNR, encoded by the coding sequence ATGTTCGATATCAGCAAATTCCCTGTCGCCGATGCCGTGCGCACTGCCGCGCAGCTCAGCGAAGACGACTATCAGACGCTGTATCAACAATCGGTCGATCATCCGGATGCGTTCTGGGCGGAACAGGCCAAGCGCTTTCTTGACTGGTCAAAACCCTGGCAACAGGTGCATCAGGCGGACATAAAAACCGGAGAAGCCAGTTGGTTCAAGGGCGGCGAACTGAACGTCAGCTATAACTGCATCGACCGCCATCTTAAAGACCAAAGCGAGCAGATTGCGATCATCTGGGAAGGCGATAACCCTTCCGAATCCGCTGAAATCACCTACAAAAAATTGCACAACAACGTCGGGCGTCTGGCCAATGTGCTTAAAGGCCGTGGCGTGAAAAAGGGTGATCGGGTGTGTATTTACATGCCCATGATCCCCGAGGCTGCCTATGCGATGCTGGCCTGCGCGCGCATCGGCGCCGTGCATTCGGTAGTGTTTGGTGGTTTTTCACCGGATGCGCTGCGTGATCGCATCCTGGATGCTGATTGCCGTGTGGTGATCACCGCGGATGAAGGCGTGCGCGGCGGCAAATACATTGCGCTTAAAGAGAACGTCGATGCTGCGCTGCAAAGCTGTCCAGACGTGCATACCGTGCTGGTGGTCGAGCGCACTCAGGGGGAAATTGACTGGGTGACCGGCCGTGACATCTGGTATCACGAAGCCGTTAGCGGCATCAGCAACGACTGCCCACCTGAGCCGATGGACGCTGAAGATCCACTGTTCATCCTCTACACCTCCGGCAGTACCGGCAAACCCAAAGGCGTATTGCACACCACTGGCGGCTATTTGTTGCAAGCGGCGATGACGTTCCAGCATGTATTTGACTACCGCGACGGTGAAGTCTTCTGGTGCACCGCCGACGTCGGTTGGGTCACCGGCCACAGCTACAGTGTTTACGGCCCGCTGGCGAACGGCGCGACCACGCTCATTTTCGAAGGTGTGCCTAACTTTCCAGACGCCTCGCGCTTCTGGCAGGTCATCGATAAGCATCACGTCAATATTTTCTACACCGCGCCCACCGCCCTGCGCGCCCTGATGCGTGAGGGCCCAGCAGCGTTGCAAACGACATCGCGTGACAGCCTGCGCCTGCTTGGCAGTGTCGGTGAACCCATTAACCCGGAAGCTTGGGAATGGTATTTCCATAAAGTCGGCAAAGAGCGCTGCCCCATCATCGATACGTGGTGGCAGACCGAAACCGGCGGCATCATGCTCACCCCCTTGATCAGCGCTCAACACGTTAAACCCGGCTGCGCCACACGCCCGATGTTTGGCGTACAACCGGTGCTACTGGATGAACAAGGCAAGGAAATCAGTGGCGCTGGCAGCGGTCTTTTAGCCATCAAGGCCAGTTGGCCGGGGCAGATTCGAAGTATTTATGGCGACCGCCAGCGCATGGTTGAAACCTATTTCAAACCCTACCCCGGTTACTACTTCACCGGCGACGGCGCACGCCGCGATGAAGACGGTGATTACTGGATCACCGGACGTGTGGACGATGTAATCAACGTGTCGGGACACCGCATTGGCACGGCGGAAGTTGAAAGCGCTCTGTTGTTGCACGACAGCATCGCCGAGGCAGCAGTAGTCGGCTATCCCCACGACGTGAAAGGCATGGGCATTTACGCGTTCGTCACGCCCATGGATGGGGTTGAGGCTGATGACGCGTTGAAGAAACAACTGCTGGCGCATGTCACCAAAGAAATCGGCAGCTTTGCCAAACCCGAATTGATCCAATGGGCACCGGCACTGCCGAAAACCCGTTCGGGTAAAATCATGCGTCGCATCTTGCGCAAGATCGCCTGTAACGAACTGGACAGTTTGGGCGATACTTCGACGTTGGCCGACCCGAGCGTGGTTGAAGGCCTGATTGATAAACGCCTGAACCGTTGA
- a CDS encoding acetyl-CoA C-acetyltransferase, with protein MQDVVIVAATRTAVGAFQGALANISAVDLGAAVIRQLLAQTGLDPAEVDEVIMGHVLTAGAGQNPARQSAIKAGLPFAVPAMTLNKVCGSGLKALHLATQAIRCGDADVIIAGGQENMSLSNYVMPGARTGLRMGNSTLIDTMISDGLWDAFNDYHMGITAENLADKYSITREAQDAFSAASQQKAVAAIEAGRFVDEITPILIPQRKGDPVSFATDEQPRAGTTAESLGKLKPAFKKDGTVTAGNASSLNDGAAAVILMSAAKAEKLGLPVLARIAAYANAGVDPAIMGIGPVSATRRCLAKAGWSIDQLDLIEANEAFAAQSLSVAKELGWDMNKVNVNGGAIALGHPIGASGCRVLVTLLHEMIKRDAKKGLATLCIGGGQGVALALSR; from the coding sequence ATGCAAGACGTCGTAATTGTTGCCGCTACCCGTACCGCAGTCGGTGCATTTCAGGGGGCTCTGGCAAATATTTCCGCAGTCGATCTAGGCGCTGCCGTCATTCGTCAACTGCTGGCACAAACCGGCCTTGATCCGGCTGAAGTCGATGAAGTGATCATGGGCCACGTATTGACCGCTGGTGCAGGACAGAACCCTGCCCGTCAATCAGCAATCAAGGCAGGCCTTCCCTTCGCCGTTCCCGCCATGACGCTGAACAAGGTCTGCGGCTCGGGCTTGAAAGCGTTGCATTTGGCAACCCAGGCCATTCGCTGTGGCGACGCCGACGTCATCATCGCTGGCGGCCAGGAAAACATGAGCTTGTCTAACTATGTAATGCCCGGCGCACGTACCGGTCTGCGCATGGGCAACAGCACCTTGATCGACACCATGATCAGCGATGGTCTGTGGGATGCATTCAATGACTACCACATGGGTATCACCGCCGAAAACCTGGCCGACAAGTACAGCATCACTCGCGAAGCACAAGACGCGTTCTCGGCTGCTTCGCAGCAGAAAGCCGTAGCGGCCATCGAAGCCGGGCGTTTTGTCGATGAAATCACCCCGATTCTGATTCCTCAGCGCAAAGGCGACCCGGTGTCGTTTGCCACAGACGAGCAGCCACGCGCTGGCACCACGGCCGAATCCTTGGGCAAACTCAAGCCTGCGTTCAAAAAAGACGGCACCGTGACCGCGGGCAATGCTTCGTCGCTGAATGACGGCGCCGCTGCGGTGATTTTGATGAGCGCCGCCAAGGCTGAAAAACTTGGGCTGCCGGTACTCGCACGCATCGCGGCATACGCCAACGCGGGCGTCGACCCAGCAATCATGGGCATCGGCCCTGTGAGCGCCACCCGCCGCTGCCTCGCAAAAGCCGGCTGGTCGATTGACCAACTGGACCTCATCGAAGCCAACGAAGCCTTCGCCGCTCAATCACTGTCGGTGGCCAAAGAGTTGGGCTGGGACATGAATAAAGTCAACGTCAACGGCGGCGCCATCGCGTTGGGCCACCCTATTGGCGCGTCAGGCTGCCGGGTGCTGGTGACCTTGCTCCACGAGATGATCAAACGCGACGCCAAAAAAGGCTTGGCAACCCTGTGCATCGGCGGCGGCCAAGGCGTGGCATTGGCGTTGTCTCGCTGA
- a CDS encoding class I SAM-dependent rRNA methyltransferase, with amino-acid sequence MSSLNQALSVALDNRQSLLAELHEQGTDCYRLFHGSQEGASGLTIDRYGPQLLVQSFHNALEHDELLALHAAVNARLGIDTQLVYNDRSHGNSRIDRNDAVYTADQAALGDLIGHEWGLNYRVRGRHAGQDPLLFLDLRNTRGWIKQHSAGKTVLNLFSYTCGVGLSAAAGGAREVSNLDFAEGNLAVGRENGLLNPELKPMKFVQSDYFPAIRQLAGLPIAPRRGNKLPDYPRLEQRQYDLVFLDPPAWAKSAFGTVDLLRDYQSLLKPAVLTTAPNGILICCNNLAKVSMEDWREQVLRCATKVGRPVREWQVMTPGSDFPSMDQQPPLKTLILQF; translated from the coding sequence ATGTCTTCCTTGAATCAGGCGCTCAGCGTCGCCCTCGATAACCGTCAGTCATTGCTCGCCGAGCTGCATGAGCAAGGCACGGATTGTTATCGCCTGTTTCACGGCAGCCAAGAAGGCGCCAGCGGCCTGACCATCGACCGTTATGGCCCGCAATTGCTGGTGCAAAGTTTCCACAACGCGCTCGAACACGACGAGTTGTTAGCGCTGCATGCCGCCGTCAATGCACGCCTGGGAATCGATACGCAATTGGTCTACAACGACCGCTCACACGGTAACTCACGCATCGACCGCAACGACGCTGTCTACACGGCAGACCAAGCGGCGCTTGGTGATTTGATTGGCCATGAGTGGGGATTGAACTACCGCGTGCGCGGGCGACACGCCGGTCAAGATCCGCTGTTGTTTCTCGACTTGCGTAACACCCGGGGCTGGATCAAACAGCACAGTGCCGGAAAAACCGTACTCAACCTGTTTTCCTACACCTGTGGCGTCGGCCTGAGTGCCGCTGCGGGAGGTGCACGAGAAGTCAGCAATCTGGATTTTGCAGAGGGTAACCTGGCAGTCGGCCGGGAAAACGGCCTGCTGAACCCCGAACTTAAACCGATGAAGTTCGTGCAATCCGACTATTTTCCGGCCATTCGTCAACTGGCAGGGCTACCCATCGCCCCGCGTCGTGGAAACAAGCTGCCGGACTATCCGCGTCTTGAGCAGCGGCAATACGACCTGGTGTTTCTCGATCCGCCCGCCTGGGCGAAAAGTGCGTTTGGCACCGTGGACTTGCTCCGCGACTACCAAAGTCTGCTCAAGCCTGCCGTGCTCACCACCGCCCCTAACGGGATTCTGATTTGCTGCAACAACCTTGCGAAAGTCAGCATGGAGGATTGGCGCGAACAGGTTCTACGCTGTGCCACTAAAGTCGGGCGCCCGGTACGCGAGTGGCAGGTGATGACCCCGGGCAGTGACTTTCCGTCCATGGACCAGCAGCCACCCCTCAAAACACTAATTTTGCAGTTTTAA